One region of Oryza sativa Japonica Group chromosome 5, ASM3414082v1 genomic DNA includes:
- the LOC4339416 gene encoding probable hexosyltransferase MUCI70, whose protein sequence is MSGSAATLGMRCGSYGSLASAGGGRKGGGRGWGWRGGGEKERLQLLHRALRLVGRRRAGVLLLLAAASAAVFCSIFAVVKDDNASMIIANNYEVANTIQNSVYPSMTRPLMTSSDQFSASSVNKTELPNRLRLSFANFTHHPCEGFSVAPPLVDPKRTGPRPCDVCYVPVDQAFALMPPQPSPSPVLKNLSYVFEDNITANFSNQGSVFGGHPSLEQRNKSFDISESMTVHCGFVRGKKPGQGSGFDINDDDLLEMEKCRELVVASAIFGNYDMIQHPRNASEFSKANACFYMFVDEETEAYVKNSSSLYRNNKVGLWRLVVVRNLPYEDPRRTGKIPKLLLHRLFPNVRFSVWIDAKLKLVVDPYLLLERFLWRKNATFAISRHYKRFDVFEEAEANKAAGKYDNASIDYQIEFYRNEGLTYYAPAKLPITSDVPEGCVIIREHIPITNLFTCLWFNEVDRFTSRDQISFSTVRDKIRARVGWMPEMFLDCERRNFVIQGYHRELLEQMIASGWKPPPTASEPSRKLRLGSRKAPPSKKSSMKRKRVKKSSSRRRLPKPITRMTDTTTWQKLGA, encoded by the exons atgagtggctcggcggcgacgctggGGATGCGGTGCGGGAGCTACGGCTCCCTcgcgtcggccggcggcgggaggaagggcgggggcagggggtgggggtggcgaggcggcggggagaAGGAGCGGCTGCAGCTGCTCCACCGCGCGCTGCGGCTGGTGGGCCGCCGGAGGGCCggggtgctgctgctgctcgccgctgcctccgccgccgtcttctgcTCCATCTTCGCCGTCGTCAAAG ATGATAATGCTTCAATGATCATTGCAAATAACTATGAAGTCGCAAATACCATACAGAACTCTGTGTATCCCAGCATGACAAGGCCTCTAATGACGTCCAGCGACCAATTCTCTGCTAGTAGCGTCAACAAAACTGAACTTCCAAATCGACTTCGTCTTTCATTTGCAAACTTTACACATCATCCTTGTGAAGGTTTCTCAGTTGCCCCTCCCCTGGTTGATCCGAAACGCACTGGACCACGAC CATGTGATGTTTGCTACGTGCCTGTAGACCAGGCGTTCGCTCTTATGCCTCCACAACCTTCACCATCTCCTGTCCTTAAGAACTTAAGTTATGTATTTGAAGACAACATCACTGCAAATTTCTCAAATCAGGGCTCTGTATTTGGTGGGCATCCATCTCTGGAGCAGAGAAATAAATCTTTTGACATTAGTGAGTCTATGACTGTCCACTGTGG CTTTGTTAGAGGAAAGAAACCTGGCCAAGGTTCTGGATTTGATATCAATGATGATGATCTGTTAGAGATGGAGAAATGCCGTGAGCTGGTTGTAGCTTCTGCTATTTTTG GGAATTATGATATGATTCAACATCCAAGGAATGCCAGCGAATTTTCAAAGGCAAATGCATGTTTTTATATGTTTGTAGATGAAGAAACAGAGGCTTATGTAAAAAATTCTAGCTCATTGTACAGAAACAACAAAGTTGGCTTATGGAGGCTAGTGGTCGTTCGAAATCTCCCATACGAAGATCCAAGGCGTACGGGGAAG ATTCCTAAGCTTCTGCTCCATAGGCTTTTTCCAAATGTGAGATTTTCAGTTTGGATAGATGCAAAGCTTAAGCTCGTTGTGGACCCTTATCTACTGCTTGAGAG GTTTTTGTGGAGGAAGAATGCTACTTTTGCTATCTCTCGGCACTACAAACGCTTTGATGTATTTGAAGAAGCAGAAGCTAATAAAGCTGCTGGCAAGTATGACAATGCATCAATTGATTACCAAATAGAGTTTTACCGAAATGAGGGCCTAACATATTATGCACCTGCTAAGCTTCCTATTACAAGTG ATGTCCCTGAAGGTTGTGTCATCATCAGAGAGCACATTCCCATCACGAATCTCTTCACATGCCTTTGGTTCAATGAAGTTGACCGTTTCACCTCCAGGGATCAAATTAGTTTCAGCACCGTCCGGGACAAAATAAGGGCTAGAGTTGGCTGGATGCCTGAAATGTTCCTGGACTGCGAAAGACGCAACTTCGTTATTCAG GGATACCACAGGGAGCTACTAGAGCAAATGATTGCATCCGGTTGGAAGCCCCCTCCAACGGCCAGTGAACCATCTCGAAAACTCAGATTAGGTAGCAGGAAAGCTCCTCCATCAAAGAAGTCTTCCATGAAGCGGAAAAGAGTGAAGAAATCGAGCTCGCGGAGGCGTCTCCCCAAACCAATCACTAGGATGACTGATACTACTACCTGGCAAAAGTTGGGCGCATGA
- the LOC9268403 gene encoding uncharacterized protein: MSSSPRAPIPTPSPSPSPTAPRHGTDPSRPRRRALHRLRGLAPARRGAMRVTVAVGFAAAPRSCVRFPRGAAPRLISSRASSSSPPPPSQRPIPHSHRDTAKLRQGRGGVLATVAVALLPRHAAAYEAGGSAAVGVNWGTILPHTHAPRWQSWCG, encoded by the coding sequence ATGTCTTCCTCTCCTCGCGCCCCGATCCCCACTCCCAGTCCCAGTCCCAGTCCCACGGCGCCGCGCCACGGCACAGATCCGtcacggccgcggcggcgtgctcTCCACCGTCTCCGTGGCCTTGctcccgcgcgccgcggcgccaTGCGCGTCACCGTCGCCGTGGGCTTTGCTGCCGCGCCACGCAGCTGTGTGCGATTCccgcgcggcgccgcgccgcgtctgATTTCCTCGCGCGCAAGCTCttcctctccgcctccgccctcgcaGCGCCCCATTCCCCACTCCCACCGCGACACGGCCAAGCTCCGtcagggccgcggcggcgtgctcGCCACCGTCGCTGTGGCCTTGCTCCCACGCCACGCAGCGGCGTACGAAGCCGGCGGGAGCGCGGCCGTGGGTGTCAACTGGGGCACGATACTGCCCCACACCCATGCCCCCCGTTGGCAATCGTGGTGCGGATGA
- the LOC112939068 gene encoding uncharacterized protein: MMEVKAPNLSTFYYDGNLARLSDGGLLAVKKLHISSFYRYNNVHYASANLSSIVPTIETLIISSFGEEVNTVVAPFKFLHLKSLMINLIGFNGAFSPAYDYLSLAYFIDVSPVLETFTLIVSQIRMEHDVISEDSSHLRQMPRSIHGNIKNVNIIGFCSAKSMIELTCHILENATSLECLTLDTIHDDYVHPDRLSVHEVGFCGCIGSPMIMEAENALLAIKRYIVGKVPSTVKLVVLKPCGWCHATKGLGVKDHRVA; the protein is encoded by the exons ATGATGGAAGTTAAAGCTCCAAATCTTTCAACCTTCTATTATGATGGTAATCTAGCACGACTATCAGATGGAGGTTTACTGGCAGTGAAGAAACTACACATATCATCCTTTTATCGGTATAATAATGTTCATTATGCCAGTGCCAATCTTTCATCCATTGTGCCAACTATTGAAACTCTCATAATATCTTCATTTGGTGAG GAGGTCAATACAGTAGTTGCACCTTTCAAATTCCTCCACCTCAAGAGCTTGATGATTAATCTTATCGGATTCAATGGGGCCTTTTCCCCAGCTTATGATTATCTTTCTCTAGCTTATTTTATTGACGTGTCTCCTGTCTTGGAGACTTTCACTTTGATT GTATCACAGATTCGCATGGAGCATGATGTGATTTCTGAAGATTCCTCACATCTGAGGCAGATGCCAAGATCCATCCATGGCAACATAAAGAATGTGAATATCATTGGCTTTTGCTCTGCAAAGAGCATGATCGAGTTAACTTGTCATATTCTTGAGAATGCAACATCACTTGAATGTCTTACCCTAGACACAATACATGATGATTATGTTCACCCTGATAGATTATCTGTTCACGAAGTTGGTTTCTGTGGTTGTATAGGTAGCCCTATGATCATGGAAGCCGAAAACGCGCTCTTGGCTATCAAAAGATACATTGTGGGGAAAGTCCCCTCCACAGTTAAGTTAGTTGTTCTGAAGCCCTGCGGCTGGTGCCATGCTACTAAAGGTTTGGGAGTAAAAGATCATCGTGTTGCTTAA